The Impatiens glandulifera unplaced genomic scaffold, dImpGla2.1, whole genome shotgun sequence sequence AGTACCCATAAATTGGTACAACATGTTCTCTTTTAACTTTGTGAGATAGGTAACATCAAAGTAAGGTTGTGAAATAAAGAATGCAACTCTTTACGTATTCAAGAGTATGTTAAACTTATTACTGACATACAAGTGAGTATTACCATCTTGCGTTTAGTTGTAATCATTTTCTTCTTACATTTATAATCGTCGTTCTATCATTTCTTGAAGAATATCCTTTTCGTGAGTATTGTATTTTCAtaagtaaatttattattatgacaagtttttatcatatttttagtCTCATATGatattagttaaatttataatttagtgtGGCCCTTTTTCATTGTATAAGATTATTTGACGtgatttttaactttaaatggtatattattttttaaattattattgagatttatgtgattttttattttattttatatataaaataacaattatgaatcatgaatcaaattatttatttaatttttttttgtaatgaaGCAAACAGGctgagtttaattttaattgggctaaacataatttttctttagCCCATTTGTTAAGGCTCCGAAGATTTCTTTTGACAGTTTATAAATGGAAAAGGGAAAATTAGGGCTTTCTTTTCACTATAAACTCTACTCTCAGATTCTAACCCTACCCTTTGCCGCTGAGGGTTTGGTTGTCTTGCTCCAAGTTCCAGACTTTCGCTTTGAAACCTAAAAATGgtactctctctttctctctatcTCGTTAATCATGATACTCTAGGTGACGAAATTTCTAGATTTCGGTTAAATACTGTCAGATTCGACTCTAAAATTTGTTCTATTTTGATTATGTCTATTGACGTTGCATCTCTCTCATGGTTTCTACTGTAATGCTCTGTGTATTCCCCTAGAATGGTTTCTTTTATTGGCTGAAAATGCATGGAGATTGAAGGCCTGCATTAAAATTAAGATGTTGtagaataattttgttataatatcGTCAATCTTGAACTGTGGATACATGATAATGATTGATATTAAAGAAGTTGTTTTTCCACatgttattttcaaaatgtaatTGGATTGGATGATATTCTGCTACTGCCTTCAGAAACAAAGATAAGACATTTCATCTGAATTTGTGTAACATTCATTATAGATGAGATTAACTTAGGTGAGATCTTTAAATCAATGATAATGAAACATAAATACCCTTAAAATTGTTGTTCCAAAGAGTTCATGTTCATGTCCCATCTTACCCTGAATCAAATTTGACAGCCTAAGCAAATCCATGAGATCAAGGACTTCCTTCTTACAGCAAGAAGAAAGGATGCTCGGTCTGTTAGGGTTAAGAGGAGCAAAGATGTGGTCAAGTTCAAAGTTCGTTGCTCAAAGTACTTGTACACCCTCTCTGTTTTTGACACAGAGAAGGCTGATAAGCTGAAGCAATCTCTTCCTCCAGGCAAGTTCCTTTAGAATGTCTGCAATCTTGGCTGTGAAACATTTGTCTGTATCTAGTGGATTAATCTAATCATTACAATTGTTTTATTTGCAGGTTTGAGTGTGCAAGAGCTTTGAATTAAAGCTTGAATCAAGAGAGAcatataatatttgaatgttCTATTCCCCTTGTTTTTGTAATTCTGTTTGTTTGGAGAATCTTGTTAGCAATGGCTTGACTATTTATATTGGATGTTTGatcaacattaaaattt is a genomic window containing:
- the LOC124918416 gene encoding 60S ribosomal protein L38-like → MPKQIHEIKDFLLTARRKDARSVRVKRSKDVVKFKVRCSKYLYTLSVFDTEKADKLKQSLPPGLSVQEL